The sequence TATAGGTATTATAGAAAGTGACTATTTAAATAAACATGTTTCAGATAATAGGGAGGAATTTGATATAAAGCAGGAGACTTTTGATAGTATTACAGAGAGTTGCAATGAACAAGTTGAGCGTAAGCTGAAAAAGGAACTCGAAAAGTACTATTCTGTTCAAGAGGATAAAATTAATAGAGTAAACGATATGTATCCATTCTTAAAAGTAAAAGATCGATGTTTTGAGTACAAGCCGGATGACACGGAGGATGATATAGCTGAAAAAGGTTACATTTATTTGGCAAAAAAAGGATTTAAAAGCTTTAATGGTCTTAAAGAAAGGCTACTACAGTTCAATGAGAAGATAGCAGATAACATAAAGGACAAACAAGGAACATTATTTCCAGAGACTTCTTTAAAAGAAGAAATTTGTAATATAGCTGACGCAATTCAGAATGTTAGGAAGGATTCTTTAGCACGCGCGGTAACAGAAGAGTATGTAATCTTGCGGTTACTCGAAGAATATATTAAGCAAGAAAGTAAAGAATCTTGTATACATGAGCTTGTCTTTCCAAGATTTAAAAAGTACAGTAACGAAGAAAAAGAAGCATATGATAAAGCCAATTTATGGCTGATTGACGACAAGTATATCGGTTATAACCATGAGTATATCGCTTCTGATCTAAAAATTGAAGACTTTGAAGTGGAACTATCAGACAGATCTGGGGCAGCGAATAAAGAGAAAAGAAAGAGGCCAGATTTATGTATATTCCAAGATAGTGAACACATCGAGCCAGTAGTGATAATAGAGTTTAAATCACAATCATCACGAGAGCAAATAAAGCACGTTACTGACCAGGTCGAGGAGTATGCGAAGATAATCAGTGCAATGTCGAGTAATCGATATTCGAGATTCACATTACTGATTATTCAGCCGATTGAAAAAATGGAATCTACTCAAGGTTATCTGAATGAAGAGGGCTGGACTATTTTGAAAGAGTCACATCATTATATGAAGGTTCCGCAAGGTGTATATAATAACAAAAGAGAGCCAATACATCTAACGTATGAATTAATAAGTATAAAGAGATTTGCAGAATTAGCAAAAAAGCGCAAAGAGAAGTACATAAAAGCTTTAGGGCTAGAGCTGCCGAAATAGCTTATTTTAGCGAGTGTATTCAGCATTTTCGCAATTTCTGAATTCTCATTTTGGATGGGTAGATTATCTTGATTACCCTAACCGTAAGCACAACTCGCCGTTACACGCGACCGTGCAGAGACTTGGCTCCCCGGGTTGGATTCGAACCAACGGCCAAGCGGTTAACAGCCGCTTGCTCTGCCACTGAGCTACCGAGGAATTTATGAGACATACATCATCTCACAATATAGAGTAGTATACGATTTTGAGTGTACGTTCAATTACAAATTAGCAAATTCACTTCTTAAATTCTAAAAACAAAAAATTTGCTCATTAAATCCGACAATATCTAGTGCAGCGATCGTTGGAATTACGTCAAAACATTTTTGTGCTACCTCCATTTTTCCATCTCTTATAAGGATCTTATTTAATTTCTCCACTAGCTTATGTAAATACAATACATCATATGCAGCGTACTCCTTTTGTTCTTCTGTGAGGACTGCTTCTCCCCAATCCGATGTTTGTTGCGTTTTAGATAGTTTTACTCCGAGTAATTCTGCGCAAAGCGATTTTAGTCCGTGATAATCCGTAAAGGTGCGTGACAACTTTGAAGCGATTTTTGTACAATATATATTCTTCATTGATATATTAAATGATTGCTGTAGTTTTGCTACATCAAATCTTGCGAAATGAAAGATCTTTAAGAGTTTTTCATTAGACAGGAGCGTAGTGAGATTGACCGCTTCTATATAGTCGTTTTTGCTGCGGAAATGCACGAGATGCACTTCATCTGTGCCGAAGCACAATTGCACTAAACACATCCTATCTCTCATTATATGCAATCCCATTGCTTCTGTATCAAGCGCTACGGCAGTGTATTCATTCTCGAGTAGCGACGACGGTATATCGTTAATGTGATAGTGTACGATCATACAAAAAGATTGACTAAAACAGTATCTAAGAGGAAGATTATCATCCTTGTCTAGATTATAAAAAAT is a genomic window of Candidatus Fokinia solitaria containing:
- a CDS encoding ATP-binding protein; amino-acid sequence: MSFELLGTLNRVRRKSNKGYDVLSPIYELLLNAVNAECNNEKVDKDVTIEIEYTTKEIHKKKYINYIKISDYGVGFSEDNFQSFKNLYSSTNQKLGCKGVGRFQIMRSFHQIKVKSFDDNKRFSFDLAECNYNQNNIEGFSEKQSLNSCDAEAKKTVVECVYDIAKKNKDFDDAIPMAAPDEEDVKEKIFSKLLLKLILLKKSEFCIDIKLQGKSFITNTDIDDLSDIEQSFTIKDIDDKFTIYHLVTNRIKAKTNECRNYITYVADAVEVTKDTSFFQGKSKFLYEDDEKKRYIGIIESDYLNKHVSDNREEFDIKQETFDSITESCNEQVERKLKKELEKYYSVQEDKINRVNDMYPFLKVKDRCFEYKPDDTEDDIAEKGYIYLAKKGFKSFNGLKERLLQFNEKIADNIKDKQGTLFPETSLKEEICNIADAIQNVRKDSLARAVTEEYVILRLLEEYIKQESKESCIHELVFPRFKKYSNEEKEAYDKANLWLIDDKYIGYNHEYIASDLKIEDFEVELSDRSGAANKEKRKRPDLCIFQDSEHIEPVVIIEFKSQSSREQIKHVTDQVEEYAKIISAMSSNRYSRFTLLIIQPIEKMESTQGYLNEEGWTILKESHHYMKVPQGVYNNKREPIHLTYELISIKRFAELAKKRKEKYIKALGLELPK
- a CDS encoding ribonuclease D, which produces MIVHYHINDIPSSLLENEYTAVALDTEAMGLHIMRDRMCLVQLCFGTDEVHLVHFRSKNDYIEAVNLTTLLSNEKLLKIFHFARFDVAKLQQSFNISMKNIYCTKIASKLSRTFTDYHGLKSLCAELLGVKLSKTQQTSDWGEAVLTEEQKEYAAYDVLYLHKLVEKLNKILIRDGKMEVAQKCFDVIPTIAALDIVGFNEQIFCF